The genome window GTGGTGAACAGGAGGGCCTGGGCCGTGCTCTCGGCGTCGAGCTGGGCCGCGAACGAGGTCTCGAAGGCCCGGTCCATCATCCGCTTGATCTGGGCCAGGGCGATGGGCGGGCCGGCGGCCAGCCTCCCGGCCCAGTCGGCCACCAGCGCGTCCAGCTCGCCGGGTGGGACCACCCGGTTGACCAGGCCCAGGCGCTCGGCCTCGGCCGCGTCCAGCACCTCACCGAAGAAGGCCATCTCCTTGGCCCGGTGCAGGCCGATGAGGCGGGGCAGCAGCCACGCCCCGCCGTAGTCGGTGGCCAGGCCCCGGCGGGCGAAGATCTGGGAGAAGCGGGCCTCGGAGGAGGCCAGGGTCAGGTCGCAGCCCAGGGCCAGGTTGAGCCCGGCCCCGGCCGCCACCCCGCCGATGCGGGCGATGGTGGGCTGGGGCAGCTCGTGGAGGGCGGTGGGCAGGCGGTGGAGGCGCCGCATGCGGGAGGCGCTGTTGGCGTCGTCCACCTCGCCCTTGTCGCCCAGGTCCCAGCCCGAGCAGAAGGCGCCCCCGGCCCCGGTGATCACCACCACCCGGGCGGTGGGGTCGTCCGGCAGCCGGCCGAACAGGTCGAGCAGCTCGGCCAGCATCCG of Acidimicrobiales bacterium contains these proteins:
- a CDS encoding enoyl-CoA hydratase; translated protein: MPDPRPEAIIVEQEGGVVTVTLDRPERKNAINDRMLAELLDLFGRLPDDPTARVVVITGAGGAFCSGWDLGDKGEVDDANSASRMRRLHRLPTALHELPQPTIARIGGVAAGAGLNLALGCDLTLASSEARFSQIFARRGLATDYGGAWLLPRLIGLHRAKEMAFFGEVLDAAEAERLGLVNRVVPPGELDALVADWAGRLAAGPPIALAQIKRMMDRAFETSFAAQLDAESTAQALLFTTADTAEAMGAFFEKRAPDFQGR